The DNA segment TGAAATATTTAGACGAATCCGGGTGTTGCTTGTGGAGTCCCGTCAGCTATAGCTACAGTCGCATTGGGGAGCAAAAGCGGCTCGAACAAACTCAACGTCGCAATGGACGGATCAGCATTTTAGGGTTGTGGCAACCCAATTGTCACTTCGAGTATGCTTTGGCTCAAGGGGGATTCAAGAGTGCCAGTTATGTCCAAGTCATGGACTGGATTGCCGAGAAGGCATCTGTTACCCTGGCTCAAACGGGGCGATTAACGGTAGTTGTTCAAGATAATGGCTCTGCCCATACCAGTCGTCTGGCTCAGCAACAATGGCTCAAGTGGCAAGCCCAAGGATTGTTCCTCTTCTGGTTGCCACCCTACTGTTCTGAGATGAATCGGATCGAGGAGCAGTGGCATCAACTCAAAACCCATGAAATTGCTGGGCGGATGTTTGAGCATGAAGTTGATTTAGCCGATGCGATCATCGAGGGAATGCAAGCTCGTAGTAGTAGGGGCAATTACTCCCTGGAACGTTTTATATTTAATTCCTCCTGACTACTTACCAGTCAAGATTTAATGACTTATTCACTGGACCTGAATCCAGTCAAAATTTCTATCTGCACAATGATTGAAACTTAAAGGGTGTTTTAAGTAATGATGCTAACTTCTAGCTCATCTTCAATTCTAATTGTGGATGACAATCCCACCAATTTGGAAGTTCTTTCAGAGGCTCTGTCCGATGCTGGTTTTCAGGTTTCAGTTGCCCTCGATGGGGAAAGTGCCATTGATCAGGCACAATATTATCAGCCAGAACTGGTTCTGCTGGATGTTATGATGCCTGGGATCGATGGCTTTGAAACCTGCCAGAGACTGAAGGCGAATCCGACAACCCGTGATATTCCTGTCATCTTCATGACGGCTCTGGCAGATACAGAACACAAGGTTCGGGGGTTAACCTCTGGAGCCATAGACTACATCACAAAACCATTTCAACAGGAAGAAGTCCTGGCGCGTGTTCGCTTGCAGCTTAATTTGCGCAATTTGAGCAAAACCCTGGAATTGCAGAATGTCAAGTTAAAACAGGAAATTGCTGAACGGGAAGCAGCTCAAACTGCACTACAAACCTTGACAAAGGATCTAGAACGGCGCGTAGAAGAACGGACAGCAGAGCTGTCGCAAGCTTTACAGAATTTGCAAGTTGCTCAATCCCAGTTGGTTCATGGAGAAAAACTAGCAACCCTGGGGCAGTTGGTTGCAGGGGTGGCTCACGAAATTAATAATCCAGTGAATTTTATCCATGGCAACATTGTTTTCGCTACCGATTACATCCGGGGAGTCTTGGATTTATTGCAACTGTACCAGACGCAATTCCCTGACAAAACGCCGGAAATCCAGCAACTTTCTGAAACCCTTGATCTTGAATTCATTCAGTCAGATCTACCTAGCCTGCTAACCTCCATGAAAGTGGGAACCGATCGGATTCGGGAAATTGTTCGATCTCTGCGGACCTTTGCCCGTCATGATGAGGCAGAGATCAAGCGTGTTGATTTGCATGACGGGATTGATAGTGCCCTAATGATTCTCAATAGCCGTCTTAAACCTCAGCAAAATTATCCCGCGATTCAGATTATTCGGGAGTATGGAGACCTACCCTCCGTCGAGTGCTATCCAGGGCAATTGAATCAGGTGTTCATGAATATCCTGAATAACGCGATCGATGCCGTAGAAGAAGCCATGGTTTATCGAAGCGTCAGGATTCTGGGTAAAGAAGCCGATCTGACTCCGCCAACCATTCGTATCTGCACGGCCCTGACAGAACATGAGCATATTGCTATTCGCATTGCTGATAGTGGCTTGGGGATGCCTGAAGAAATAAAACGTAGAATTTTTGAGCCTTTCTTCACAACCAAACCGGCTGGCAAAGGCACGGGTCTGGGGCTGTCCATTAGTCACCAAATTGTGGCAGAGAAACATCAGGGTAATCTGGAATGTTACTCTATACCAGGGCAGGGGACGGAATTTGTGATTCGAATTCCGATGTCTCAATCTATGGTTAGTGGCGTCGCTAATGTAGCCGTTAGCGCAGCTTGACTGAAAGACCATAATGATATCACGCCACTCAGGGTGGGAGTTTATCTGGTAGCAGCCAAAAATCTTAAAAAAATCAACGAGTGCATTGTTTCGAAGCACTAACTTGAACTTTACGCCAAGCACAACTCACTGTATTTAGAGATAATACGTAAGATTGTTGTAATTTGCTACTTACTACACGGGGGCGAACACTATCATGACTTATCATCAAAGGTCTGAAAAAAGGGATGGGCGATCGGGCAGGAAACTACATCAAACTCTCCACCCGCATTCATTTCAACCTCTCTTTACATCTGGCCTTGTTAGTGTCATGACTCTGGCAGGGCTGAATGGGGTCCTCCTCAGCTCTGTCCATGCGGAACCCATCCAGTCAGGTGGTGCAGCCCGCCTGTCTTTTGCTCCTGTAGAAGTAGCTCAGAACAATGCCTTGTCTCCCAGCAATCAACCCCCAGGGCAACCGAGTTCTTCTGCGCTGGAGGTCGAGGAGAACCCGATGGCTCAAGTGACCTCTGTCTCCCAACTTTCAGATGTACAACCAACAGATTGGGCCTTTCAAGCTCTGCAGTCCCTTGTGGAACGGTATGGCTGTGTTGTGGGCTATCCAGATGGTGCCTATCGGGGCAGTCGGGCCATGACGCGCTATGAGTTTGCCGCTGGCCTGAATGCCT comes from the Leptolyngbya sp. 'hensonii' genome and includes:
- a CDS encoding transposase; protein product: KYLDESGCCLWSPVSYSYSRIGEQKRLEQTQRRNGRISILGLWQPNCHFEYALAQGGFKSASYVQVMDWIAEKASVTLAQTGRLTVVVQDNGSAHTSRLAQQQWLKWQAQGLFLFWLPPYCSEMNRIEEQWHQLKTHEIAGRMFEHEVDLADAIIEGMQARSSRGNYSLERFIFNSS
- a CDS encoding response regulator, translated to MMLTSSSSSILIVDDNPTNLEVLSEALSDAGFQVSVALDGESAIDQAQYYQPELVLLDVMMPGIDGFETCQRLKANPTTRDIPVIFMTALADTEHKVRGLTSGAIDYITKPFQQEEVLARVRLQLNLRNLSKTLELQNVKLKQEIAEREAAQTALQTLTKDLERRVEERTAELSQALQNLQVAQSQLVHGEKLATLGQLVAGVAHEINNPVNFIHGNIVFATDYIRGVLDLLQLYQTQFPDKTPEIQQLSETLDLEFIQSDLPSLLTSMKVGTDRIREIVRSLRTFARHDEAEIKRVDLHDGIDSALMILNSRLKPQQNYPAIQIIREYGDLPSVECYPGQLNQVFMNILNNAIDAVEEAMVYRSVRILGKEADLTPPTIRICTALTEHEHIAIRIADSGLGMPEEIKRRIFEPFFTTKPAGKGTGLGLSISHQIVAEKHQGNLECYSIPGQGTEFVIRIPMSQSMVSGVANVAVSAA